In the Besnoitia besnoiti strain Bb-Ger1 chromosome IX, whole genome shotgun sequence genome, ACATCTGTATTTCTTTTTACACATGCATCACTCCTCCTGTGCGAGTTGCTGGCCTGACGTTTTGTTTCCTGGTGCATTGTCAGGATCTCTCAGCGTTTCGGGCGTGTGTGAATATGTCAGTTGATTCCCCGGATTTTCCAGGAGCTACGAGCGTAAGAAAGCGCCTTTATCGTTAATCCCatgtcttcctcttccgcctttttttcttgtGTATTCTCTGAAGAGCGTGTGCGACAACGTGTAGGATTCACTTTGGATGACACTGCGAGGGAGGAACGCTTGACACGGCTCAGGCGGTCTCTGTCTTATTCGCGCATTTTTCAGAGGGAGGCAACTCAAAAAGGGAGCTTTTTCTGCAAGTCCTTTATCAACCTCAACCGCCGAAAGGGGCTTTTTCTCTATAAAGATGTCTGTGTGCTAGTGCAAGCGAACGTCAGTGCTTACCGCAGCGCTGTCTATCCACACGGGAAAACAAGGCGGTGAAGGGCCTCCTTTTCGTGATGAAACAAACTTTGCCCTAATCTGTCTTCTGGTACTTCTGCCATGAGTGGCGGCTCGCTGTTCTAACTACAGTTTGACTCTCTTCACGATGTTTTTGGTGTATATTTCATAATCAGTCACACCAGAATCATCGTGATACAGCAGGAAACGTGCGGCTAAGCAGGCCCTCGTTGAAGCAATGCAACAGTCCGTAGCGTCAGGCTGCTCCCTACCCACAACTAGTTTTCCGGTACAGAACAAGGCTGGTGCGAAGCGTCCCTGTAGAGAGAGCAAAGTACGCGGGGGCGCTTCTTTCGCCTCTCCGTGAGTTGACTGGTGTCAGGAACCCTGAGAATCATTGCGTTCGACAGACGAGAAGCTCGTCATGCACCTGCAAGCTAGTTCTTCCGATGCAGTGAACACGCTTGGAAACGCACAGCAATCCTCACAGCACTGCAATGAGTGCCCCATGGAGGAGCAGCGACAACACCTACATGGGAAGAAGGCATTTTCCTCGGGCTGAGACTGGCTCGTTGACAACAGATCTGCTAAGGGAATTCTACCACGAGAGTACGGCTTTTCTCGATTCTTCAGCTGGAATCCGCTTCTCGTTTGCAAGAACAATTCATGGGATAATAAGTAGAGAAACGACTGTGGCTTCAGACTGCACTCCCGTTCCCCAAACCGCGGTAGCATACAATCTCTTGAAGCACGTGTGCGTTCCGGTGCTGAGTGTGTGTCTGCATGGAAAAATAGAATTATGTTTTGAGCTTGCGGTGTGTGTAGACAAAGATGCAACGCTGCAGTGGAGAGCCTTCCTCGAGCCCTCATCCGTCTTGCGTCATTAAGTCAGTGCCCTGCGGCGAGATTCGGCGCACCGGCTACAAGGGAATTCTGAATTTGGGTCAAGGCGTATAttccgcgtcgctccagCACGCAAATGTGGATTCCACTGGAGTCAGTTGGCATTGCGCTAAGGGAATCATGCACTGCTGAGATCGTTCTAGTGGCTCGTGGAGGCcacgcctcggcgtcggtcCCGAGCCATACAAGGAGGCGGTCCTCgtccgcaggcagccgcgcaaCTTTCCACGATCAGCGTTTGTGGTTCTAATTTCTTAAATGTTATTGGCGAAAGACTGTGAGGGTATTGTGGCGTCCGCCATGCGTACTCTGCCCTAATCGTGACCGCATCCGTCCAAGTGGACGTCAGTGACTGATGCAGGCCACATTTGTCTTCTCTGCAGTATACACGCACAAAACCGACTAGTTGTTAACCTCGTTACCTGAACAAATGGATGCCTCGTCTTCCCGAGTTTTTCAGCCGCTCCTCAGGATACCGAGCAACCATCTGAACGATCTTTGGTGAGAGAAGCTGGCGAAGAATCGTCTTCGAAAAAGTATCATGTGCAGGGACGCAGCCTTGCTGACGGGTGCCTCGACAACGGCACTGTTGAACACTCACTACGCAGCAGCCTCATCCTAGTCTCACCTGAGGCAAGAACATGAACTAATCAACAGCACGGCCTAGTCTACAAACCTGCATCTGTGGACACGTGTCATaacccgcccccccgccccttcCCTGTCTCCTCAGATGTTAAAGCGGCAAGGCAGGAGCGCCCTCTCGGCCTCGCAGGTGACTCTCCGAGCTCTCTTTAACTTACGAgaagcgccagcgaggaACGAGGTCTGTCAGCAAATGCGTTGAGTGTCCCTTTTTCCGCGGTTCGCCTGGCGAGTGACTTTTCGTGTGTTCGATGGACGTCCGCTTGCGTCCCCCGCAGGATGCACTGAGAAGCAACGCGAAGACCGCTAGGCTCTTTTGGCGGCTTCCTGGTCGCTACACGCTTTTTGCGAAACTGTAGCCGCAGCGCGTTCTCTCTATGGTTCCTGTTTCGATCTGGCGAGTCAATCACTGGGAAAGAAACGACTAGCGCCGCCGCAAAGCAACAATGGCCCACGCTTTTTGCAACTTTTTGTGTAGACAGACGCAAGCATAGCGCCTTGCAGCTCTCCTGTGCGTCCTGTGTCTCGGCGGGCAGATCCAGTAAGCGGAGTGGTGAGCTTAGAGCATGGGTCATTCGCTGGCTACGGTGCGGAAGTCCCCCGCTATCAACTTGCAGAAATAATGAATGCCAGACGCTCCGCACTTTGACTTACGCATGCCGCGAGTCATTTATTGACGTGCACATCTAGCTTTGTAGCTGGATCTGAGTTTCTGTCGATTTTTGAGTGTACACTTGTGTGTGCGGCGAGATCTTGACGCGCCACACCTTGCGTCGGCGACTTCACCTGGAGCGGCCTGAGAAATAAAGAAAAGACTCACTGCTTCCACGGTTTTGTACAACTAAAAGAACTAGGTCcacacgcacgcatgcgtaTAGGCGTGTGGACACGCATGCGGAGATACAATGCAGCGCGCGTCACGTCCTCTAGCACTCCGGACATCGCCAGTTCACTCAAATGTCGAGCGTGCGAATGCCGTCTTTCGTCGCAATTTTGACTCGGAAGGACGCCTGGGACACGATAAAACGCGTCATCAGCTCCTTCTTGCACATTTCGAGGATTTTCAaagcctcctcttctgtcaGGTCAGGGTGGTAGTAGCGATCCAAAAGACCGCCGAGGAAGTAGGCCGCGTAGCCATGCGCCCCCTTGTTCACGGACGCCATCGAGGCGAGGTAGTCCATCCAGTAGAGGTGGGGGCCAGTCTGCGAAcaacagaaaaaaacacgAATTCAGATAAGTGGGGAAAAGCAAGATGTCAGGCACGAAGCAGCAAAGAGGCAGTGGAAACCAATACCATGCTGCTACCCCATACGCctccatatatatgcatatacatatatatatacacatatatacatatatttgtatCGGCCCCGACAACCGGATAGGGCACAGCGGCGTCGATGTGAGCTCAGAACGGAGACTCTTCGTAGTAGAGCCTCTCCAGGAGACGCGTGGGGCGCGGAGTCGTCAAGCGGGCGCCAAGCACAATCGCAGATGCTGCAAGAGCCAGCCTCGTTTTTTCGAGATCGCACATCCTCTCTGCTCCTCGGTTCGTCCTCGCTTTGCCTCGCACTGCCGATCTTCCCCTTCTCAGGCCCACTGGCCTCCTCCAGCCTAAGGTCCTgccgctgcccccccctctccgtttcttcgccgtctgcgggcgccgccgcctccattTTGCGGCTCGTCAGCTCGGTTCGTGTGCCTCTCCTGCGTAATGGAATCCTCAGGTCAaatcctctcttcttccctgcgCAGGCAGTTTGCGCTGCTTGCATTTTTGCGGTTTCGTACCTCATCGTAGCCGGCGAGCATGACATCGACGTGGTAGGGGCTCCTGCGCAGGTAGTAAGCGAGTTGCTGTCTGGTAaagctcgcggtcgccgcgcagctcagTCTTTTGTTGTTTCGAAAGCGATACAGATGTACGTTTTTCTGGATGTAGTCGCCGAACTGCAGCCGGTCGCCAATCTGGCCTGCGAGGCCCATGATTTTGTTGTCGTCAACCAGTAAAACTttgtcttcgtcgtccttcaTCCGCAAGATGCTCGAGTTCGCGTAGCGGTCACACGCCACCAACGCAAACGTCGGTCCGCGCAGTCCAATCACAGTCTCCATCTTCGGGCAGCAAAATTAAAAAACAACGAACGTGACGCGGACCGGCGAGCCAGACACTGCCAGGAGCAATCTCtgtacatgcatatacaaGTACGCCTTTTTTTGGAtcgtcgccgctggagcaGGACCGTTGTGAGCGAGAAGAAAccaagacgaggaggagagacaaAGAGAGCCGAAACAACGCAAAAGTTCGCTGGGGGACAaggggcgcctgcggcgcggggcAAACGAAGCGTGACTTCCTGTTGAAGGCAGAAGGAGTATGaagcgaagcagaaagacggcgagaagaaacggAGTAAAGTGAAGATGGCGCAAAGGAAAGAACGCGGGTGGCAGACCGCCCGTCTTTATTCTTGACGATAAAAAAAAGGCGCGTGAGAAACACACAGCCTTTGCCGAGGCAATTACGAAATCCTTCAGGGACAGCAGAAAGAAGAGATCGAAGAAAAGAGGTGCGACGACATTTGTGCATGGAAAGAgtgaagaaaagagaggagatTTTAGACTGCACACGATCTCGCTTTTCCTCCACGTTCCTTCCCTCCTCAtgcagaggcgggcggccgAAGTAGACAGAAATCAAGGGGCGAAAACCGCCGTCAAGCAGCAACGGGTGGAAGGTGTGAACACGACTGAAGTGCCTTTCAACACCTCAGGGGGATTTCTTCCTTGTTTTcagagagacgacgacgctaagcgcgccgacgcgagtCCCGACACAAAGTCGCCACGACAGCCACGCGTGCGAAAGAAGACAGGAGAACCAGGGCGatagagaagagagagcttTCAACACGGCCACGTGGACTACCACACGAGCACACACCTGTTGGTCTATCGTGCGTGCTTCTGCACTGCTTGCGCCCTCTTCTTTTAGTAGTCTTCAGGGGCTTGCGTCATTTCCCGCAGAACTTCTGCAGAAGACTCATCACTCTCTTAGCCAGGAGTGGTGAAAAGCCGCCAAGCAGCCCTCGCCACAGCACGGTCGTTCACCTTTTACGACCATCAGTGACCTCTCACCACGTTGAATTTCGGCTCATGTGGCAGAGGGAGACTCATCTGCCTTTGGCCCGCATATAAGTCGATGCGTGTCGCACCGTTCGTCGGGGGGTCCTGTCGCCGGCCTGAACCCGGTTGCTCGGCATCAAGTCACCGGAGATTTTCGCAGTCCCGTTGGCACAACGGTACGTTGAGAGCGTGTCTTTCTCGATCTCAGCATGGAAGGCAGCCTCACTAGTCACCTCTCGTATTTCCCTGGGCTGCTAGAAAGCGAACCTGCAGCCGTCGTGTCTCAAGTCGCATGTGGAGTCGTCTGCCATATTCGGTAGCTTGGTTTTGTACCTAAGCGTTATATCTACGCCTCACGTGATTCGGTGAAGTTGTAAATTTGCTTTCCTAGAGCTCTCGCCCGTAGAGAGCAAAAAGAATCACTAACGCGAGCGTGCGTCCGCTGTACAGCTCCAGTAGCCGTCGATTAAATTTTCCAGCCTGTTCAGAAGATGGCTGGCCGCTTCCGTTGTGGGTTTACTGCATCTCCACGTTTCGCTAAAGGAGTTTCAGCTGATGAATTGATCTGCTAGGCGGAGTGAAGTCGCTTCAGCGACGATGACTAGCGGAATCCGCGCTCGACATTGACTCTCGAAGGAGGGAGCCACGCTAACGCACGACACtttcgcggcgggcggcgaacgTCGAAAGCGGGCGGAAGAAACCCTGGAGCGTTTGTGCTCTTTTGCTTTACGTGCGTGAAACTTGCTATTTTGTCACTCCCGGAAAAGGATTTCTATCCTGTGTACAGACTCCTTGTGCTGGCGATGGAATGATACAGACGCCGACGATGCCTACACCATGCAGGTCTCGGCGACCAGCGGGCAGTTGTCACCCCCCGCTGGTGCAACCGTTAACAGCCACTCCGTAGTCACTAAGAAAATTCCCGTTGTGAACCACATGGCCAAGCTTTGAGAACTAGGCGCACGGTTATCTCGCCGTTGCTATACCCTCCATCCTGCTTTCCACCCGCAATAACTCAGGCACTAGGGATCGACTTCACTCTGCGCGACAGACTGCACGCCCGGTAGTGGGGCAAAGCGACTCATGCGCCCTCCAGGAGGCTGTAACCCTATGTGTGTTATGCTTTGATGCGTGCTTACATTCTTAGAGCAGATACGAACTAGAAGATAGCGGCGACGATATTCTGTGTCTTGCTCTTCAGCTATCGGGCGCTCACGACACAGGCGAGCATTCACTTCATGCCGACGGATTTGTCTGGCGCCACCCCTCTAGCGGCAATCGCAATGTGACATACACGCGGCCAGGCTATATACAGGGACGGAAGATACGctctgccgctctccgcctttCGAGTGTGTTTGCGTGCGGCTTGTGATTTCTGGGATAGAGAACGCGAGCAATACCCCCTTAGTCGCCCGCCTTCCGCCATATTGTCGCTGGCCTTGCCCCGCCAGCTAGTGTGCTTCGCTGGAAGCCTCTGTTGGAAGAGCGGCAgtctgcatgcagacgccAAGT is a window encoding:
- a CDS encoding putative proteasome subunit beta type 2 (encoded by transcript BESB_012020) — encoded protein: METVIGLRGPTFALVACDRYANSSILRMKDDEDKVLLVDDNKIMGLAGQIGDRLQFGDYIQKNVHLYRFRNNKRLSCAATASFTRQQLAYYLRRSPYHVDVMLAGYDETGPHLYWMDYLASMASVNKGAHGYAAYFLGGLLDRYYHPDLTEEEALKILEMCKKELMTRFIVSQASFRVKIATKDGIRTLDI